CGGATTATTTTTCGTCCGGCGAGAAAGAATTTGAATGGTGCGGCGAATCTCATCATCTCGACCAATTACCGGATCCAGTTTGCCAGCACGGGCGTATTCTGTTAAATCACGCCCATATTTTTCCAGCGCTTCGTATTTGCCTTCAGGGTTTTGATCGGTCACTTTCTGGTTACCTCGTACTTGATCAATCACAGCTTTCAGGGACGACTCAGTCAGGTTGAATTCTTGAAATAGTGCCCTACCTAAGCGATCATCTTTAGCATACGCTAGTAATAGGTGCTCAACTGAGATGTAGTCATCGCCGTAGCCTTGACGATAGGCCTCAGCTCTGTCGAGTAGGGTATCTAAGCTGCGTCCTAGATAAACTGCTGTGCCACTACCAGATACCTTAGGTTGGCGATTGAGGAACTCGTCGGTGCGATCGCGCCATCGCTGCGGGTTGATGCCAGCTTTGTTGAGAATACTAGTTGCCAGCCCTTCCTGCTCTAGAAGTGCCTTCAACAGATGCTCTGACTCCAGGTTTTGGTGTTGGTAAGATTTGGCAATCTCAGGCGTGCGGGCGATCGCTTCCCAGGCTTTTTCAGTAAATTGATTGGGGTTGTTGGGTTGCATAGGTGGTCAGTTGTCATGAAATGAATGTGTGGACACGGAGAAGATAACGTCTAGCCCCATCTCCACTAAGGCGCTTCGCAAACGTCTTTTGGTTGAAGAGCTAGAAATGAGAATGAGGGAATAACCTACAACTAGTAGTAGCTAGTATCCAAGTGAACCAGAGTCTCAATTACCTTTTAATGCAGAGTCAGTTCAGTTATTCCCCAAGTCGCAAGCGTTAATCCTAACTACCCATCACTCTAGCTAAGACCACCAATATCTTTCAACCCATTAAGACACAATTTAGGGAGAGACTTCCCCCCATCTCTATACCAAAAATCACTACCTGTTGAGCAGGTTTATAACGACCTAACGCCAATGAACTCTAGGGTAGGTGTATAGGTCGTTGGTCTATCGATGGCTAAGGTAAAACCGCAGGAGTTGCAGACCAGCTAGGACAATGAAGGCTGGGTTGTTGATTAGGTAGCGCCGCCAGAGCCGACGTGGTTCAACACCGAGGCGATATAGCCACTCTAGCCCTCGGCTCATCATCCAACGGGGTGCCTGTGATACCTGACCACTGTGAAAGCTAAAGGCGGCCCCAACGCCAATCATGACGGCAGATAGGTTACCGTGGTGACGCGCCATCCACAGTTCTTGTTTAGGACAGCCCAACCCAACTAACACCACTGAAGCACCGCTAGCGCGAATGCGATCGATGTCAAGGGCCTCTTCGGCTGAGGTCAGGGGGCGAAAGGGAGGAGCATGATAGCCAACGATCGCTAACCCTGGAAACTGTTGCAGTAGCCTAGTTCTGAGGGCAGCTAGCATGGTTTCAGTACCACCGTAGAGATAGAGAGGGATACCAAGTTGAGCGGCTCGATTGCACCAAGCCAGCATTAAGTCAGGGCCATAGACGCGCTGTTGGTGAGTAATTCCCAACTGTCGTAACATCCAGACGAGGGGCATACCGTCAGGGGTTACGAGG
The sequence above is drawn from the Cyanobacteriota bacterium genome and encodes:
- a CDS encoding AAA family ATPase, coding for MQPNNPNQFTEKAWEAIARTPEIAKSYQHQNLESEHLLKALLEQEGLATSILNKAGINPQRWRDRTDEFLNRQPKVSGSGTAVYLGRSLDTLLDRAEAYRQGYGDDYISVEHLLLAYAKDDRLGRALFQEFNLTESSLKAVIDQVRGNQKVTDQNPEGKYEALEKYGRDLTEYARAGKLDPVIGRDDEIRRTIQILSRRTKNNPVLIGEPGVGKTAIAEGLAQRIVKGDVPESLRDRRLISLDMGALIAGAKYRGEFEERLKAVLKEVTESQGQIVLFID
- a CDS encoding WecB/TagA/CpsF family glycosyltransferase yields the protein MLKHLDHRLILGSRVDATSYDDACDRIQQWAMHRQSCYVIAANVHVIMTAYWQPEFRAVVNRAALVTPDGMPLVWMLRQLGITHQQRVYGPDLMLAWCNRAAQLGIPLYLYGGTETMLAALRTRLLQQFPGLAIVGYHAPPFRPLTSAEEALDIDRIRASGASVVLVGLGCPKQELWMARHHGNLSAVMIGVGAAFSFHSGQVSQAPRWMMSRGLEWLYRLGVEPRRLWRRYLINNPAFIVLAGLQLLRFYLSHR